In a genomic window of Thermococcus celericrescens:
- a CDS encoding SIS domain-containing protein gives TYTTQLTVLTMLTIELARVLGTADEAYLSSLEDGLQRVPDLVESVLKHDAALRELAESLADRRDFFYIGRGINVPTALEGALKLKEISYIHAEGLSAGELKHGPLALLEEGVPVVAVAPSGKTFDKMVGNVEESRARGAFIIGLGDREELRRVSSAFIEMPGIDELLTPIVYIIPLQLIAYHLAVLRGNDPDKPRNLAKSVTVE, from the coding sequence ACCTACACCACCCAGCTCACCGTCCTGACCATGCTCACCATCGAGCTCGCGAGGGTTCTCGGAACGGCGGATGAGGCGTACCTCTCCTCCCTGGAGGACGGCCTTCAGAGGGTTCCCGACCTCGTGGAGAGCGTCCTTAAGCACGACGCTGCCCTCAGGGAACTCGCCGAGAGTCTCGCGGATAGGAGGGACTTCTTCTACATTGGAAGGGGCATAAACGTGCCAACCGCCCTCGAAGGGGCTCTCAAGCTCAAGGAGATAAGCTACATCCACGCCGAAGGTCTCAGTGCGGGCGAGCTGAAGCACGGCCCGCTGGCCCTCCTCGAAGAGGGCGTCCCGGTCGTCGCGGTGGCCCCGAGCGGGAAGACCTTCGACAAGATGGTGGGCAACGTGGAGGAGTCAAGGGCGAGGGGAGCGTTCATAATCGGCCTGGGGGACAGGGAGGAGCTGAGGCGCGTCTCCAGCGCCTTTATCGAGATGCCCGGTATCGACGAACTGCTAACCCCCATCGTATACATCATACCGCTCCAGCTCATCGCATATCACCTGGCGGTTTTGAGGGGCAACGACCCCGACAAGCCGAGAAACCTGGCAAAGTCCGTTACCGTTGAATGA